A part of Aspergillus flavus chromosome 5, complete sequence genomic DNA contains:
- a CDS encoding homoserine acetyltransferase (homoserine O-acetyltransferase), giving the protein MGSIHGVARSARSLSALLRHESVSTRNRLAAVCSSTQYATARRSLHNGRPRKSQSAAASNNSSNPALSFPCLDAQDAKSALLSARSIESGPEPSYTTGHHEQFRCEDPLLLDWGGVLPEFDIAYETWGQLNADKSNAILLHTGLSASSHAHSTEANSKPGWWEKFIGPGKPLDTNKHFVICTNVIGGCYGSTGPSSIDPSDGKRYATRFPILTIDDMVRAQFRLLDSLGIQKLYASVGSSMGGMQSLAAGVLFPERVEKIVSISGCARSHPYSIAMRHTQRQVLMMDPKWARGFYYDSIPPHSGMKLAREIATVTYRSGPEWEKRFGRKRADPSKQPALCPDFLIETYLDHAGEKFCLEYDPNSLLYVSKAMDLFDLGQAQQTETKKRRAEYEANIAEGGKTVDASNIACSLTLPEKPYEEQPSVAASTPAMDQSVAGGAEAPPQDLVAGLAPLKNHPVLVMGVASDILFPAWQQREIAETLRAGGNEKVQHIELGEDVSMFGHDTFLLDLKNIGGAVEEFLR; this is encoded by the coding sequence ATGGGGTCTATACACGGCGTGGCGCGCTCAGCGCGGAGTCTCTCAGCTCTGCTCAGACATGAAAGCGTCTCAACTCGGAATCGATTAGCAGCAGTATGCTCGTCCACGCAATACGCAACGGCCCGTAGGTCATTACACAACGGTCGTCCACGGAAGTCCCAGTCCGCCGCCGCAAGTAACAACTCGTCCAATCCCGCCCTATCATTTCCTTGTCTTGACGCCCAAGATGCGAAGTCCGCTCTCCTCTCCGCACGGTCTATCGAGTCAGGTCCCGAGCCGTCATACACAACCGGCCACCATGAACAGTTCCGCTGCGAAGACCCATTGCTGCTTGACTGGGGTGGTGTCCTGCCCGAATTTGATATCGCATATGAAACATGGGGTCAATTGAACGCAGACAAGAGCAACGCTATCCTCCTACACACCGGTCTCTCGGCCTCGAGTCACGCCCATAGCACCGAAGCCAATTCCAAACCGGGATGGTGGGAGAAATTCATCGGCCCCGGCAAACCTTTAGATACAAACAAGCACTTCGTCATCTGTACGAATGTCATCGGAGGCTGCTACGGCAGCACCGGGCCCTCGTCCATCGACCCCTCCGATGGAAAGAGATACGCCACCCGATTCCCCATCCTGACGATAGACGACATGGTGCGCGCACAATTCCGTCTCTTGGACTCGCTGGGAATTCAAAAGCTGTACGCCTCCGTCGGCTCCAGCATGGGCGGCATGCAGAGTCTCGCCGCCGGAGTGCTCTTCCCCGAGCGCGTCGAAAAGATCGTCAGTATCAGCGGCTGCGCCCGAAGCCACCCTTACAGCATCGCTATGCGACACACGCAGCGCCAGGTCCTCATGATGGACCCCAAATGGGCCCGCGGGTTCTACTACGACTCCATCCCGCCCCATTCGGGCATGAAGCTCGCGCGCGAAATCGCCACAGTCACCTACAGAAGCGGACCGGAATGGGAGAAGCGGTTTGGCCGCAAGCGCGCAGACCCCAGCAAGCAGCCTGCACTATGTCCCGATTTCCTCATCGAGACGTACCTCGATCACGCGGGCGAGAAGTTCTGTTTGGAATACGATCCAAACAGTCTGCTGTATGTCTCGAAGGCCATGGACTTGTTTGATCTGGGACAGGCACAGCAGacggagacgaagaagagacgGGCCGAGTACGAAGCTAATATCGCGGAGGGAGGCAAGACTGTTGACGCTAGCAATATTGCCTGCAGCCTCACCCTCCCAGAGAAACCGTACGAGGAACAACCGTCTGTGGCCGCGTCTACGCCCGCCATGGACCAGTCCGTCGCTGGGGGTGCGGAAGCGCCGCCACAAGATCTCGTCGCTGGATTGGCGCCTTTGAAGAACCATCCCGTTTTGGTCATGGGTGTCGCCAGCGATATTCTCTTCCCTGCTTGGCAGCAGCGTGAGATTGCAGAGACGCTTCGGGCTGGTGGGAACGAGAAGGTCCAGCACATTGAACTTGGTGAGGACGTATCGATGTTCGGACACGATACGTTTCTGCTTGACTTGAAGAACATTGGTGGTGCAGTAGAGGAATTCTTGCGCTGA
- a CDS encoding putative DNA excision repair protein, with the protein MGSGWELENPDATTASSDDDDLDVSRPARPYKADLSRTTSKSEVTPRPTPKSEIPVEERSSPLNNPTPVIDLEVQTDSDDTSFNDGEAAYQAFKNRKALKRKRTSMSARKSKTPKVVHPESFVGRRPRQGGRPTPRRPLREYGDEVPSEDDLMEYTLPDYLQKRRQQFERRAEHLKESGLKLPPGYEDIEFSDDERLEFLEEKPAFTNIKPCSAYKDITLPYSLGLIPAPIAQWLRQYQVDGAAFLHELFVYQKGGILGDDMGLGKTVQVIAFLTAAYGKTGDERDAKRMRKMRRSGKDQWYPRTLIVCPGTLIKNWMSELTRWGWWHVDTYHGDNKELALHAARSGRVEILITTYGTYLQNKDSVNMVDWDCVIADECHIIKERTSETTKAMNSVNALCRIGLTGTAIQNKYEELWTLLNWTNPGKLGPVTTWKKTISDPLKIGQSHDATLYELSKARKTAKKLVENLLPQFFLRRMKSLIADQLPKKIDRVVFCPLTETQSDAYENLLDSDIIRYIKESSELCSCGSRKKAGWCCQQYLQSGLRWQSYVFPAMNVIQKLSNHLAILIPQGVDSKEKQDKDREWLEIASPDKWEQLYRTRDSIVNYANPEFCGKWKVLRRLLKWWHSNGDKVLVFSHSVRLLRMLQMLFHHTSYNVSYLDGSMSYEDRATAVDEFNSDPRQFVFLISTRAGGVGLNITSANKVVVVDPNWNPSYDLQAQDRAYRIGQVRDVEVFRLISAGTIEEIVYARQIYKQQQANIGYNASSERRYFKGVQEKKDQKGEIFGLNNLFEYQNNNIVLREIVNKTNVAESRAGVQVMDIDVDESQTHEDSKNTDDEVMSQLAAMIRGESEDAKGAQQYPIPKRHDPIQAILAGAAIAIIA; encoded by the exons ATGGGATCTGGATGGGAGTTAGAAAATCCAGACGCGACCACTGCCAGctccgatgatgacgatCTGGACGTCTCACGGCCGGCAAGGCCATACAAGGCTGACCTCAGTC GTACAACATCCAAGTCAGAAGTGACGCCCCGTCCTACTCCGAAATCTGAAATCCCAGTCGAAGAACGGTCTTCGCCTCTCAACAACCCTACTCCCGTAATAGACTTAGAAGTGCAAACCGACAGCGATGACACGTCTTTCAACGATGGCGAGGCTGCCTATCAAGCATTCAAGAACCGAAAAGCCCTCAAGCGGAAGCGTACCTCCATGAGTGCTCGCAAGTCCAAAACACCTAAGGTGGTTCACCCCGAGTCGTTTGTAGGAAGACGTCCAAGACAAGGTGGGAGACCCACGCCAAGGCGGCCGTTGAGAGAGTATGGTGATGAAGTGCCTTCCGAAGACGACTTGATGGAGTATACACTCCCGGACTATTTACAGAAGCGACGACAGCAGTTCGAACGTAGGGCCGAACATCTCAAGGAGTCAGGGCTAAAGCTACCCCCGGGCTACGAAGATATTGAGTTCTCCGATGATGAGCGCTTGGAATTCCTAGAAGAAAAACCGGCCTTCACGAATATAAAACCGTGCAGTGCGTACAAAGACATCACTCTCCCTTACTCTCTAGGGTTAATTCCTGCTCCTATCGCGCAGTGGCTTAGACAGTACCAGGTGGATGGAGCCGCTTTCTTACACGAACTATTTGTCTATCAGAAAGGTGGCATCCTTGGTGACGATATGGGTCTGGGGAAAACAGTGCAAGTAATTGCGTTCCTTACCGCGGCGTATGGTAAGACTGGCGATGAGAGAGACGCCAAGAGGATGAGAAAAATGAGGAGGAGTGGGAAAGACCAATGGTACCCACGAACATTGATAGTATGCCCAGGTACTTTGATCAAGAACTGGATGTCAGAACTCACTCGTTGGGGCTGGTGGCATGTCGATACCTACCATGGAGACAACAAGGAGCTTGCTCTTCACGCAGCGAGGTCCGGACGAGTTGAGATCCTCATCACCACTTACGGTACCTATCTTCAAAATAAGGATTCCGTGAACATGGTAGATTGGGATTGCGTGATAGCGGACGAATGCCACATCATCAAGGAACGAACTTCTGAAACTACCAAAGCCATGAACTCAGTCAACGCTCTCTGCCGCATTGGATTAACAGGGACAGCCATTCAAAACAAATACGAAGAACTTTGGACGCTATTGAACTGGACAAACCCCGGGAAATTGGGTCCAGTTACAACTTGGAAAAAAACCATTTCTGACCCTTTGAAGATAGGGCAGTCGCATGATGCTACACTATACGAACTGAGCAAAGCTCGCAAGACTGCCAAGAAGTTGGTCGAgaaccttcttcctcagttCTTTCTTCGGCGCATGAAAAGCCTAATAGCGGATCAGCTTCCTAAGAAGATCGACCGAGTCGTCTTTTGCCCGTTAACAGAAACGCAATCAGACGCCTATGAGAACCTATTGGAcagtgatatcatccggTACATCAAGGAATCTTCTGAGTTGTGTTCTTGCGGTTCAAGAAAGAAGGCCGGATGGTGCTGTCAGCAATATCTACAATCTGGACTCCGATGGCAAAGCTATGTGTTTCCCGCAATGAATGTTATACAAAAACTCAGCAATCATCTTGCGATTCTAATACCGCAGGGAGTCGATtcaaaggaaaagcaggaCAAGGACAGGGAATGGCTAGAAATTGCCTCACCTGATAAGTGGGAACAGCTTTATCGAACAAGAGACTCCATCGTCAACTACGCCAATCCTGAGTTCTGCGGTAAATGGAAGGTTCTCCGCCGCCTCCTCAAGTGGTGGCATTCCAATGGAGATAAAGTCTTGGTCTTCTCTCACAGCGTCCGACTGCTAAGGATGTTGCAAATGCTGTTTCACCACACAAGTTACAACGTCAGTTACCTGGACGGTTCGATGAGCTATGAGGACCGTGCAACAGCTGTTGATGAGTTCAACTCCGACCCCCGACAATTcgtcttcttgatctccACCCGTGCCGGTGGTGTGGGTTTGAACATCACATCCGCAAACAAAGTGGTGGTCGTCGACCCCAATTGGAACCCATCATACGACCTCCAAGCCCAGGACAGAGCATACAGAATCGGGCAGGTCCGTGATGTCGAGGTATTCCGACTAATCTCCGCTGGCACTATCGAAGAGATCGTCTACGCGCGTCAGATATACAAGCAGCAACAAGCAAACATCGGGTACAACGCAAGTTCCGAACGGCGTTATTTCAAGGGtgtccaagaaaagaaagaccagaAGGGCGAAATCTTCGGACTAAACAATCTCTTCGAGTACCAAAATAACAACATCGTCCTCCGCGAAATCGTCAACAAAACCAACGTCGCCGAAAGCCGAGCCGGAGTCCAGGTAATGGACATAGACGTGGATGAATCCCAAACTCACGAAGACTCCAAAAACACCGATGACGAGGTCATGAGCCAACTCGCCGCCATGATCCGCGGTGAGTCCGAAGATGCCAAAGGCGCCCAGCAATACCCCATCCCCAAGCGCCACGATCCCATTCAGGCCATCCTCGCCGGTGCCG CTATCGCTATCATTGCTTAG
- a CDS encoding exoribonuclease complex, subunit Rrp41 (exosome complex endonuclease 1, putative) translates to MPLDTSTTYPLTKLRLDGRRWNELRLLQAQISTNPASSGSSYLAMGNTTIMCSVHGPAEGRRGDATGGAAGSSGAVVEVDVNVAGFAGVDRKRRAGGSDKQSSRIATTLRAAFQSHLHTYLYPHSTISIHVSVLSADGSLLAAAINACTLALVDAGIPMPGLLCGCTAGMSGSASTPRDPRNDELDPLLDLSLPEEQELPFLTVGTTTSVPVGENAMDDDEEDMKVSMLNMDSKVHCTYVETMLAVGIDGCNQIREILEGVIKGSNKLR, encoded by the exons ATGCCTCTCGATACTTCGACTACGTACCCCCTAACCAAACTGCGCCTCGATGGCCGCCGGTGGAACgagcttcgtcttctccaagCGCAGATCTCCACAAACCCGGCCAGTTCTGGTTCGTCTTATCTGGCCATGGGAAATACAACTATTATGTGCTCAGTCCATGGTCCTGCGGAAGGACGCCGAGGAGATGCGACCGGTGGTGCAGCAGGTTCTTCGGGAGCAGTGGTGGAAGTCGATGTCAACGTCGCTGGATTCGCGGGAGTTGATCGCAAGAGAAGGGCGGGAGGAAGCGACAA GCAATCTTCGCGCATTGCAACTACTCTACGGGCTGCTTTCCAGTCTCATCTTCACACCTACCTTTATCCGCACAGTACTATCAGCATCCATGTTTCAGTGCTATCTGCCGATGGCTCTCTGCTTGCTGCTGCTATCAATGCTTGCACCCTAGCACTTGTAGATGCAGGTATCCCCATGCCAGGCCTACTCTGTGGTTGCACAGCTGGTATGAGTGGAAGTGCTTCTACTCCCCGTGATCCTCGAAACGACGAACTAGATCCGCTTTTGGATCTGTCTCTGCCAGAGGAGCAGGAGCTCCCCTTCCTCACCGTGGGCACTACAACCTCTGTCCCGGTGGGTGAGAATGCGatggatgacgacgaggaagatatgAAAGTGTCCATGTTGAACATGGACTCGAAAGTGCATTGCACGTATGTCGAGACGATGCTTGCCGTTGGGATTGATGGCTGTAATCAGATTCGAGAGATCTTGGAGGGTGTCATCAAAGGGTCCAACAAGTTACGGTAG
- a CDS encoding Ctr copper transporter family-domain-containing protein, translating into MVAHGDMMMDMSMATATSTGAMSSSTASHSMSMGGMHGGSNSCKISMLWNWTVKDACFLSKQWHITSNGMFAGSCIGVILLVICLEFLRRVGREYDAFILRRARLRAQYLTVQSQPSTPAAASDAEDVATGTKASSSAQPSAGKAPNCPAADVPVRPTLVEQLIRALMHMLQFAVAYFIMLLAMYFNGYIIICIFIGAFLGSFLFTWEPLQLGKENDALAVTKCCG; encoded by the exons ATGGTAGCCCACGGCGAcatgatgatggacatgTCCATGGCCACAGCAACATCCACAGGAGCCATGAGCTCGAGTACGGCCTCCCACTCAATGAGCATGGGAGGTATGCACGGCGGCTCAAACAGCTGCAAGATCTCA ATGTTATGGAACTGGACCGTCAAAGACGCCT GCTTCCTCTCCAAACAATGGCACATAACCTCCAACGGCATGTTCGCCGGCTCCTGCATAGGCGTCATCCTCCTAGTAATCTGTCTCGAATTCCTCCGTCGCGTTGGCCGCGAATACGACGCCTTCATCCTCCGTCGCGCCCGTCTCAGAGCCCAATACCTCACCGTGCAATCCCAACCCTCAACCCCAGCCGCAGCCTCAGACGCGGAAGATGTCGCCACAGGCACAAAAGCCTCTTCATCTGCGCAGCCTTCCGCGGGAAAGGCACCCAATTGTCCGGCCGCTGATGTCCCCGTCCGACCTACTCTCGTTGAACAGCTGATCCGCGCCCTCATGCATATGTTGCAGTTTGCTGTGGCGTATTTTATCATGCTGCTTGCTATGTACTTTAATGGGTACATTATTATTTGTATCTTTATTGGGGCGTTTTTGGGTTCGTTTTTGTTTACTTGGGAGCCGTTGCAGTTGGGGAAGGA GAATGATGCCCTCGCTGTGACGAAATGCTGTGGATGA
- a CDS encoding peptidyl-prolyl cis-trans isomerase, with protein sequence MFSRSLKSTTTPLCSSFASRPLFNCNQSSFLSLRQFHQTTATMVNTKAFFDVEYAPVGTSAKKVGRINFNLYEDDVPKTSKNFRELCTGKHGFGYKGSTFHRVIPSFMLQGGDFTRGNGTGGKSIYGEKFPDENFKFKHDKPGLLSMANAGPNTNGSQFFITTVVTSWLDGKHVVFGEVADAESMNVVKEIEALGSNSGALRSNVKPTIVDCGEL encoded by the exons ATGTTCTCCCGAAGCCTGaagtcaacaacaaccccacTTTGCTCGTCTTTCGCTTCTCGTCCTCTCTTCAATTGCAATCAgtcctctttcctctctcttcgtCAATTTCATCAAACAACCGCAACAATGGTAAACACCAAGGCATTCTTTGATGTTGAGTACGCCCCTGTGGGCACCAGCGCCA AGAAGGTTGGCCGcatcaacttcaacctcTACGAGGATGACGTCCCCAAGACCTCTAAGAACTTCCGTGAGCTTTGCACCGGGAAACACGGCTTTGGTTACAAGGGCTCCACCTTCCACCGTGTCATCCCCAGTTTTATGCTCCAGGGAGGTGACTTCACCCGTGGCAAC GGCACTGGTGGTAAGTCCATCTACGGTGAGAAGTTCCCTGATGAGAACTTCAAGTTCAAGCACGACAAGCCCGGTCTTCTTTCCATGGCCAACGCTGGCCCCAACAC CAACGGCTCCCAGTTCTTCATCACCACCGTTGTGACCTCCTGGCTCGATGGCAAGCACGTTGTCTTCGGCGAGGTTGCCGATGCGGAGTCCATGAATGTTGTCAAGGAGATTGAGGCCCTTGGCAGCAACTCTGGAGCTCTCCGCTCTAACGTCAAGCCCACCATCGTTGACTGTGGTGAGCTGTAA
- a CDS encoding cell polarity protein, which yields MNGHSGTMSPVSVDGSDWSGINQYQKPDGPFSPTLSSRGNLATPPISGAANGPNGAELPNGTLSGRMSDSGNPPSPTSVAARSSDGTLSDQRSKRYRQMEEILRNHYVVLKRFLSAPYREDRNGRPSKARDKLLRLSATQFHELSTDVYDELRRRQQAMPSPNRPPRPDVPPFLPPRQDFHEKRNQARQKLASLQHVRFRDLATDVYTELERRFPQFPEKESRRASPAPSFRGHPSNGYPSPNGYGPGGYPPPRSQSRGPPRRGYPSGGPPGSPMSGVFPPRQGSLGGPPSVNGDHGPMAKSFQSNTIVPNKSTMVEDDDDMTGVDDDYDARSDAFALDAVLQSRRGTTTTLGEGERKLLADTQSQVSVLQEKVNKLEELLKSKDEELSKHHGDQTKVDELEDLLKAKDEELSKYQEGHKKAQLGESERKDWEDLKSDLESKISKAEDLNSSLQTELDKVRTEHDAMERELRSQIDGASREGAGDAELQARFADLEIKHKSLQAELQEQQQVTEEVKREAAGFLTEMKALSEQSHSRWEHEERLSSEVHRLEEEVKQWKSRYAKAKTQLRHLRASSTGIELRSDVNAIAKDNAFLQEDGLVKDVHVTKFQISIDELLRIARFDDYNLVMQQIKSVVIAVRHVLRDVEVASDREDSLSASHTKATRRVSATANNLITASKNFASSCGLSPVSLLDAAASHLSTAVVELIRLVKIQPSPAGDLNEDDEEQLAHMKSPDYFSVAPSHGRFSNNGSVYSAMSPPSNHSRNHTESHAANGMTAATKTSYPGPSRDHELQELKLYVEDQTEGLVQSIQALVASIRAEDGLTTIRTHVSAISSIVTNVSSSTEHFIHKPEANPVLRQRAGPIIEKLDQYRARLMGTATEGEEATSAEQVQVIINKLPPIAFEVARETKELVQRLDPVDQEESEDDFR from the exons ATGAATGGTCATTCAGGGACTATGTCGCCTGTCTCAGTGGACGGTAGTGACTGGTCTGGGATCAATCAATACCAGAAGCCGGACGGGCCATTCTCGCCAACTTTATCGAGTCGCGGTAACCTAGCCACACCTCCGATTTCAGGTGCTGCTAATGGGCCAAATGGCGCTGAGTTACCAAATGGGACATTGTCAGGACGGATGAGCGACTCGGGAAACCCGCCGTCGCCGACCTCTGTCGCGGCGCGGTCGAGCGACGGCACATTGTCGGATCAACGTAGTAAGCGATACCgccagatggaggagatcctAAGAAATCATTATGTTGTCTTGAAGAGGTTTCTTAGCGCACCTTATCGAGAGGACCGAAATGGCAGGCCAAGCAAAGCCAGGGACAAGTTACTCAGACTATCAGCGACCCAGTTCCACGAATTGAGCACTGACGTGTACGACGAACTACGTCGACGGCAACAAGCCATGCCTTCTCCCAACCGTCCTCCTCGTCCCGACGTCCCTCCATTCTTACCGCCCCGACAAGATTTCCATGAAAAGCGCAACCAGGCTCGCCAAAAACTAGCGTCGCTGCAGCATGTCCGTTTTCGAGATCTGGCTACGGATGTCTACACTGAGTTGGAGCGACGGTTCCCCCAATTTCCGGAGAAAGAATCCCGCAGAGCAAGCCCAGCTCCTAGTTTCCGTGGGCACCCATCGAACGGTTATCCTTCGCCGAATGGGTACGGTCCCGGGGGATACCCTCCGCCTCGTTCACAGTCTCGAGGCCCGCCGCGGAGGGGTTACCCATCAGGAGGTCCTCCCGGCAGCCCTATGAGCGGCGTATTTCCTCCCCGGCAAGGATCCCTAGGCGGGCCGCCATCTGTCAATGGCGACCACGGCCCCATGGCGAAATCGTTCCAGAGCAACACGATTGTGCCCAATAAAAGTACTATggtggaggatgacgacgacatGACTGGTGTAGACGATGACTATGACGCGCGGAGTGATGCTTTCGCCTTGGATGCGGTTCTGCAAAGCAGGAGAGGAACTACGACGACTCTGGGAGAGGGTGAACGAAAGCTGTTGGCGGACACCCAGTCCCAGGTGTCAGTGCtccaggagaaggtgaacAAGCTCGAGGAGCTACTAAAATCaaaggatgaggagctcTCTAAGCATCATGGCGATCAGACTAAGGTAGATGAGCTGGAGGATTTATTAAAGGCAAAAGATGAGGAGCTGTCCAAATACCAGGAAGGGCATAAGAAAGCCCAACTTGGTGAGTCTGAACGTAAGGATTGGGAGGATCTCAAGTCGGATCTAGAAAGCAAGATCTCCAAGGCGGAGGACCTGAACAGTTCATTGCAGACGGAGCTGGATAAAGTTCGGACGGAGCATGATGCTATGGAAAGAGAGCTACGAAGTCAAATTGATGGCGCATCCCGAGAGGGTGCTGGGGATGCCGAACTGCAGGCTCGATTTGCTGACCTTGAAATCAAGCACAAAAGTTTGCAGGCCGAACTTCAGGAGCAACAGCAAGTCACGGAGGAAGTGAAGCGAGAAGCAGCTGGCTTTCTCACGGAAATGAAGGCCTTATCGGAACAGAGCCATTCGAGATGGGAACACGAAGAGCGGCTGTCCAGTGAGGTTCACAGACTAGAAGAGGAGGTCAAGCAGTGGAAAAGCCGGTATGCCAAGGCGAAGACCCAGTTACGACACCTGCGAGCATCCTCAACGGGCATAGAACTCCGTTCAGATGTCAACGCGATCGCAAAAGATAACGCATTTCTGCAAGAAGATGGTCTTGTTAAGGATGTTCATGTGACAAAATTCCAGATTTCCATCGATGAACTACTTCGGATTGCACGATTCGACGACTACAATCTGGTGATGCAGCAGATTAAATCAGTTGTCATCGCCGTCCGTCATGTCCTCCGTGACGTCGAAGTGGCTTCTGATCGCGAAGATAGCTTGTCAGCTTCCCACACCAAGGCTACTCGGAGAGTCTCTGCGACGGCGAATAATCTTATAACTGCATCTAAGAACTTCGCTAGCTCATGCGGTCTCTCGCCAGTCTCTCTTCTGGATGCCGCTGCGTCGCATCTATCAActgctgttgttgagctCATCCGCCTTGTCAAGATCCAACCTTCCCCAGCAGGCGACCTTAAcgaggacgatgaggaaCAGCTGGCTCACATGAAATCCCCCGATTACTTTAGTGTTGCGCCGAGCCATGGCAGGTTCAGTAACAATGGGTCTGTCTACAGCGCCATGAGTCCTCCATCTAATCACTCTCGTAACCATACGGAGTCTCATGCTGCCAATGGAATGACAGCAGCCACTAAGACCAGCTACCCCGGACCCTCTAGAGATCACGAGCTTCAGGAGCTCAAG CTTTACGTCGAAGACCAGACAGAAGGACTGGTTCAATCAATTCAAGCTCTTGTTGCCAGTATCCGCGCTGAGGATGGCCTGACCACCATACGCACCCACGTTTCTGCCATCTCTTCCATCGTTACCAACGTCTCCTCATCCACGGAGCATTTCATCCATAAACCGGAGGCCAACCCGGTGCTTCGACAGCGCGCTGGGCCAATCATTGAGAAATTGGACCAGTATAGGGCCCGTTTAATGGGGACAGCAACTGAGGGCGAGGAAGCTACTAGCGCCGAACAGGTTCAGGTCATTATAAACAAACTCCCACCTATAGCTTTTGAGGTCGCCAGGGAGACAAAGGAGCTGGTTCAACGACTAGATCCGGTGGATCAAGAGGAATCCGAGGATGACTTCCGCTAG